Proteins co-encoded in one Paracrocinitomix mangrovi genomic window:
- a CDS encoding T9SS type A sorting domain-containing protein — translation MKKIYVLLGAVLASGASFSQLNTQYHFSADSKHTPYSITTIENRDAIYQGGDRTTYYTEDFDAMSDLNTTWIAAVQTGGVGFALTSTGHANDAGSSFFIPALLSSTPTQWVVLDSDSDGSSGTDENATLTSPVINASGAGGGPLKLEFEQFFAEWEQGANFDTLYVGVSDDGGATWSEIVIEDGVGREGRPNPQLVSINITPYVTNQANIQVRFRWKGNWAYGWQIDNVSVLDLPDNDLIVQDVFRGDLINSIMYSRIPDEQTVPFVLGADIKNIGFADQTNVGFEWEIFDGSMTSIGSGTTSANIASLSNGQNDTVWVTTTVTPTAIGNYTINFKAIADQTELPADTTNNWEIDQEFHLTDYEYGADYGTPTSAFYNWANNNNGAASVGNVFLVQAGGVVGAMRAELDNNAIVADKIIYYVLYIYNSGTGEYDYLAQTSDYTTTSADEGNFVDLFFTNPVTVNAGDQLLGVAAHYGGTETAGWEMSGRVAQGAVLGTDETQQFVNLIDPSAPAVRLLMQDYTGLEEDMTEDKFSVYPNPANDFINVSISLTESENTTINVLDISGKVIATRNLGNIQGDKNITISMRDFATGVYFVEMINENHREVKKIVKK, via the coding sequence ATGAAAAAAATCTACGTTTTATTAGGAGCAGTTTTGGCTTCGGGAGCGTCTTTTTCTCAGTTGAATACTCAATACCACTTTTCAGCTGACAGTAAGCACACTCCTTATAGTATCACTACTATTGAAAATAGAGATGCTATTTATCAGGGAGGGGATAGAACTACGTATTATACAGAGGATTTTGACGCAATGTCAGACCTTAATACTACTTGGATCGCTGCAGTGCAAACTGGTGGAGTTGGTTTCGCATTAACTTCTACTGGACACGCAAATGATGCAGGTTCTTCATTCTTTATTCCCGCTTTATTATCATCTACTCCAACTCAATGGGTTGTTTTAGATTCAGATTCAGACGGTTCATCAGGAACTGATGAAAATGCTACTTTAACTTCACCCGTAATCAATGCTTCAGGTGCTGGAGGAGGACCATTGAAATTAGAATTTGAACAATTCTTTGCTGAGTGGGAGCAAGGTGCAAACTTTGATACTTTATATGTTGGTGTTTCTGATGATGGAGGAGCAACTTGGAGTGAAATAGTTATTGAAGATGGTGTTGGTAGAGAAGGAAGACCTAATCCACAATTAGTTTCTATCAATATTACTCCTTATGTTACTAACCAGGCTAACATTCAAGTAAGATTCAGATGGAAAGGAAACTGGGCTTACGGATGGCAAATTGACAACGTATCTGTTTTAGATTTACCGGATAACGATTTGATCGTTCAGGATGTATTCAGAGGAGATTTAATCAACTCTATCATGTATTCAAGAATTCCGGATGAGCAAACTGTTCCTTTCGTATTAGGAGCTGACATCAAAAATATTGGTTTCGCAGATCAAACTAACGTTGGTTTTGAGTGGGAAATTTTTGATGGTTCAATGACTTCAATTGGTTCTGGAACAACTTCAGCTAATATTGCTTCTTTGAGCAATGGTCAAAACGATACTGTTTGGGTAACAACTACAGTTACTCCAACTGCTATTGGAAACTATACAATCAACTTTAAAGCTATTGCTGATCAAACTGAATTACCGGCTGATACTACTAACAACTGGGAAATCGATCAGGAATTTCATTTAACTGATTATGAATATGGAGCAGATTACGGAACGCCAACTTCTGCTTTCTATAACTGGGCTAACAATAACAACGGTGCCGCTTCAGTAGGTAACGTTTTCTTGGTTCAAGCTGGTGGTGTTGTTGGAGCAATGAGAGCTGAATTGGATAACAATGCTATTGTAGCAGATAAAATCATTTACTATGTATTGTATATCTACAATTCAGGAACTGGTGAGTATGATTATTTAGCGCAAACTTCTGATTATACAACAACTTCTGCTGATGAAGGAAACTTTGTAGACTTGTTCTTTACAAACCCTGTTACAGTTAATGCTGGAGATCAATTATTAGGAGTTGCTGCTCACTACGGTGGAACTGAAACTGCTGGATGGGAAATGTCTGGTAGAGTTGCTCAAGGTGCTGTATTAGGTACAGATGAAACTCAGCAATTTGTTAACTTGATCGATCCTTCTGCTCCTGCAGTTAGATTGTTAATGCAAGATTATACTGGATTAGAAGAAGATATGACAGAAGATAAATTCTCTGTTTATCCAAATCCTGCTAATGATTTCATCAATGTTTCAATTTCATTAACTGAGTCAGAAAATACTACTATCAATGTATTAGACATCTCAGGAAAAGTTATTGCTACTAGAAACTTAGGAAATATCCAAGGAGATAAAAACATTACAATCTCAATGAGAGACTTCGCAACTGGTGTTTATTTCGTAGAAATGATCAACGAAAACCACAGAGAAGTTAAGAAGATTGTTAAGAAATAA
- a CDS encoding dihydroorotase, with translation MGKTLLKNATIINEGKRFESDLLINNDRIEKIASNISDDTATVIDLNGKWLIPGMIDDQVHFREPGLTHKANIYTESRAAVAGGITSFMEMPNTKPNAVTQELLQDKYDIASKSAIANYSFFMGATNDNIEEVLKTDRKNVCGVKVFMGSSTGNMLVDNEQTLDNIFSKCDMLIATHCEDEATVRANMAKFKEQYGEDVPIKYHPIIRSAEACYLSSSMAVRLAKHHGTRLHILHISTAKELDLFDATTPLKEKKITAEACVHHLWFTDADYEEKGTFIKWNPAVKTAHDRDSIWEAVNDNRIDVLATDHAPHTIEEKHNNYFNAPSGGPLVQHAVLAILQKAKEGKITVEKAVEKMSHAVADCFNIVDRGYIREGYFADLVVVDPNKQYGVNKSNILYKCGWSPFEGVVFDHSIDTTFVNGNIVYQNGSIVEGNTGLRLTFTS, from the coding sequence ATGGGCAAAACACTTCTAAAAAACGCTACAATCATTAATGAGGGCAAAAGATTTGAATCTGATTTATTAATCAATAATGACAGAATAGAAAAGATTGCATCTAATATTTCTGATGATACGGCAACCGTAATCGATCTGAATGGGAAATGGTTAATTCCAGGAATGATAGATGATCAGGTACATTTTAGAGAACCAGGTTTGACTCATAAAGCAAATATTTATACAGAAAGCAGAGCTGCTGTTGCAGGAGGAATCACATCCTTTATGGAAATGCCCAATACCAAGCCAAATGCCGTAACTCAAGAGTTGTTGCAGGATAAATATGACATTGCTTCAAAATCTGCCATTGCTAACTATTCTTTTTTCATGGGAGCCACCAATGATAACATTGAGGAGGTACTTAAAACTGACAGAAAGAATGTTTGTGGTGTAAAAGTATTTATGGGTTCATCAACCGGAAACATGCTGGTGGATAATGAACAAACATTGGACAACATCTTTTCAAAATGTGATATGTTAATTGCAACACACTGTGAGGATGAAGCAACTGTTCGCGCCAATATGGCCAAGTTCAAAGAACAATATGGAGAAGATGTGCCTATTAAATATCATCCAATAATCAGAAGTGCAGAAGCTTGTTATTTGTCATCATCAATGGCTGTAAGATTGGCTAAACATCACGGAACCAGATTACACATTTTGCACATTTCAACGGCAAAAGAATTAGATCTATTTGATGCTACAACTCCTTTGAAAGAAAAGAAAATAACTGCAGAAGCCTGTGTTCATCATTTGTGGTTTACAGATGCAGATTATGAAGAAAAAGGAACTTTTATCAAATGGAATCCAGCTGTTAAAACTGCTCACGATAGAGACAGTATTTGGGAAGCAGTAAACGACAACAGAATAGATGTATTGGCAACTGATCACGCTCCGCATACAATAGAAGAAAAACACAACAATTACTTTAACGCTCCTTCAGGTGGACCTTTAGTACAGCATGCCGTTTTAGCTATTTTACAAAAAGCCAAAGAAGGTAAAATTACTGTAGAGAAAGCGGTAGAAAAAATGTCTCATGCTGTAGCAGACTGTTTTAATATAGTAGACAGAGGTTACATTAGAGAAGGGTACTTTGCAGATTTAGTTGTGGTGGATCCTAACAAACAATACGGAGTAAATAAGTCTAACATTCTATACAAATGTGGATGGTCTCCTTTTGAGGGTGTTGTTTTTGATCACAGCATAGATACCACTTTCGTGAATGGAAATATCGTTTATCAAAATGGATCAATTGTAGAAGGCAATACAGGTCTTCGCCTTACGTTCACATCTTAG
- a CDS encoding DUF4296 domain-containing protein — translation MKKQSLIILSSLMLACGSGESTNVPIQRPDNLLPLDQIIPVIIDLQILESHYQRMYQRPNMYKEALDSASTFVFEDHQISSEQFRSSYEYYACDVPTLFFIYETALDSVNTRVTLRQQQNNPQ, via the coding sequence GTGAAAAAACAGTCGCTAATCATATTATCTTCTTTGATGTTGGCTTGTGGTTCAGGCGAATCTACAAATGTACCTATCCAACGTCCGGATAACTTGTTGCCATTAGATCAGATAATACCTGTAATAATTGATCTACAGATCTTAGAATCACATTATCAAAGGATGTATCAAAGACCTAATATGTACAAAGAAGCCCTTGATTCAGCTTCTACTTTCGTTTTTGAAGATCATCAAATATCTTCAGAACAATTTAGAAGTAGTTATGAGTACTATGCTTGTGATGTACCTACTTTGTTCTTTATTTACGAAACTGCGTTAGATTCTGTAAATACTAGAGTTACCTTGAGGCAACAACAAAATAATCCACAATAA